One Oncorhynchus nerka isolate Pitt River linkage group LG5, Oner_Uvic_2.0, whole genome shotgun sequence genomic window carries:
- the znf185 gene encoding zinc finger protein 185 isoform X1 — protein sequence MSKEGERASVLKTTKVRTKLKGDGSWMQRLGEPQSETEEEKPWIAEVRVNRLNGAPIDTSPVASPTSKTTPSTTRPAEDGTPSPGYLIRGIFTKTDTKPAATSSTFNSLSVSTSSFTKRPSESYKRIAPHTVRPTSNLPVQTEDQLSPEEKEKREEAAMDVLRTSSARQRSYVLSAAKKYDSTEKPLETSLTPDVSSFVAKRVVITDNDDSVFTETPSVPKEPAAPSVKDVSPVSVKDVSPVSLKDVSPVSLKDVSPVSLKDVSPVSVKDVSPVSVKAVSPVSAKDVSPVSAKAVSPVSLKDVSPVSVKDVSSVSVKAVSPVSVKDVSPVSVKAVSPVPVKAVSPVSVKDISPVSVKTVSPVSVKTVSPVSVKAVSPVPVKDVSPVSVKDVSPVSVKAVSPVSVKDISPVSVKDVSPVSVKAVSPVSVKVVSPVSVKDISPVSVKTVSPVSVKDVLLPAPVIVDTPAVIGPYEGMKPGCTKMATPLPELKVEVMKKLSPESGVPLKDVPPVPSVLVSPVPYNPVKKNPATVDTLTALSDTLISFDTGSSRVHGEPIPQLMTDDLLSLNNGLEQELVKPIPPIPGSWSQELLYGSDRLSYAESEEEEEEPRDEKPEDTHRDIDSPTPSTDSSVNENVLEDLEDDDFIPINTNTTRHTWKRSWDVNPITTTDKSEEEEPEEQDPQVSLVTVQKQSSDSESPWDRWSAPTVCKEKRDPEPSMDRSSSYSRTLDSSANQRPTSPDTESKKGFVYLKEYVNATDLTKHNTRDNVPDYVTSSSTSHSYSSPSYTRTTTTSACTYCGEQVGNDAKITIEHLNISCHPACFKCGVCSKPMGDFLYNMFLHKGTVHCESCYSNVL from the exons ATGTCAAAAG aggggGAAAGAGCATCAGTGTTGAAGACCACTAAGGTTCGGACCAAGCTGAAAGGAGATGGCAGCTGGATGCAGAGACTCGGTGAACCCCAGtctgaaacagaggaggagaaaccatg GATAGCAGAAGTCAGAGTGAATCGACTGAATGGAGCCCCTATAGACACCAGCCCAGTGGCCTCTCCCACCTCCAAGACCACTCCCTCCACCACCAGACCTGCAGAAGACGG AACACCGTCTCCAGGATACCTTATCAG AGGGATTTTCACCAAGACAGACACCAAGCCTGCTGCCACCTCATCTACATTCAATAGCTTGAG TGTGTCAACATCCAGCTTCACCAAGAGGCCTTCAGAGAGCTACAAGAGAAT AGCTCCTCACACAGTGCGTCCCACCTCAAACCTCCCAGTTCAAACTGAGGACCAGCTTTCcccagaggagaaggagaaacg GGAGGAAGCAGCCATGGATGTGCTCAGGACTTCTTCAGCCCGACAACGCTCCTACGTCCTCTCAGCTGCCAAGAAATACGA TTCTACAGAGAAACCACTAGAAACCTCCCTGACCCCAGATGTTTCATCTTTTGTGGCTAAAAG GGTGGTGATCACAGACAATGACGACTCTGTCTTCACTGAGACTCCCTCTGTCCCCAAAGAACCAGCTGCTCCATCTGTGAAAgacgtctctcctgtctctgtgaaagacgtctctcctgtctctctgaaagacgtctctcctgtctctctgaaagacgtctctcctgtctctctgaaagacgtctctcctgtctctgtgaaagatgtctctcctgtctctgtgaaAGCTGTTTCTCCTGTCTCTGCGAAAgacgtctctcctgtctctgcgaaagctgtctctcctgtctccctgaaAGACGTCTCTCCTGTATCTGTGAAAgatgtctcttctgtctctgtgaaagctgtctctcctgtctctgtgaaagacgtctctcctgtctctgtgaaAGCTGTTTCTCCTGTCCCTGTGAAAGctgtctctcctgtttctgtgaaagacatctctcctgtctctgtgaaaactgtctctcctgtctctgtgaaaactgtctctcctgtctctgtgaaAGCTGTCTCTCCTGTCCCTGTGAAAGACGTCTCTCCTGTTTCCGTGAAAGACGTCTCTCCTGTTTCCGTGAaagctgtctctcctgtctctgtgaaAGAcatctctcctgtttctgtgaaAGACGTTTCTCCTGTTTCTGTGAaagctgtctctcctgtctctgtgaaagttgtctctcctgtttctgtgaaagacatctctcctgtctctgtgaaaactgtctctcctgtctctgtgaaAGACGTCCTCCTTCCAGCCCCCGTCATAGTTGACACCCCAGCAGTGATTGGCCCTTATGAGGGCATGAAGCCAGGGTGTACCAAAATGGCTACTCCACTTCCTGAGTTGAAAGTTGAGGTGATGAAAAAACTGTCCCCAGAGAGTGGTGTCCCGTTGAAAGACGTCCCCCCAGTCCCCTCTGTATTAGTGTCCCCTGTCCCATATAACCCAGTGAAGAAGAATCCTGCCACAGTGGACACACTGACAGCCCTGTCTGACACACTCATCTCCTTCGACACAGGTTCATCCAG AGTGCATGGTGAGCCGATCCCTCAGCTCATGACTGatgatctcctctctctcaataACGG TCTAGAACAGGAGTTGGTAAAGCCCATCCCTCCCATCCCAGGATCTTGGAGTCAGGAGCTTCTCTATGGATCAGACAG gctcAGTTATGCCGAGtccgaggaggaagaggaggagccgAGAGACGAGAAgccagaggacacacacag AGATATTGACAGTCCAACCCCTAGTACTGACTCCAG TGTAAATGAAAATGTGTTGGAGGACCTTGAAGACGACGACTTTATCCCCATCAACACGAACACAACAAG acaTACGTGGAAGAGGTCCTGGGACGTCAACCCTATCACTACCACAGACAAGAG tgaggaggaggagcctGAGGAGCAGGATCCACAGGTGTCCCTGGTTACGGTTCAGAAACA GTCATCTGACAGTGAATCACCATGGGATAGATGGAGTGCACCAACTGTCTGTAAAGAGAAGAG AGACCCAGAGCCTTCAATGGACCG TTCTAGCTCCTACTCCAGGACCTTGGACAGTTCTGCCAACCAGAGACCCACGTCACCAGACACCGAGTCCAAGAA ggGTTTTGTGTACCTGAAGGAGTACGTGAACGCTACAGACCTAACCAAGCACAACACCAGAGACAACGTTCCTGACTATGTAACGTCTAGTTCTACCAGCCATTCCTACAGCAGCCCCTCTTACACCAG GACTACCACGACGTCTGCCTGTACGTACTGTGGAGAGCAGGTGGGCAACGATGCCAAGATCACCATCGAGCACCTCAACATCTCCTGCCACCCAGCCTGCTTCAAG TGTGGTGTTTGCAGTAAGCCAATGGGGGACTTTCTGTACAACATGTTCCTGCACAAAGGGACAGTCCACTGTGAGAGCTGCTACTCCAACGTCTTGTAG
- the znf185 gene encoding zinc finger protein 185 isoform X2 encodes MSKEGERASVLKTTKVRTKLKGDGSWMQRLGEPQSETEEEKPWIAEVRVNRLNGAPIDTSPVASPTSKTTPSTTRPAEDGGIFTKTDTKPAATSSTFNSLSVSTSSFTKRPSESYKRIAPHTVRPTSNLPVQTEDQLSPEEKEKREEAAMDVLRTSSARQRSYVLSAAKKYDSTEKPLETSLTPDVSSFVAKRVVITDNDDSVFTETPSVPKEPAAPSVKDVSPVSVKDVSPVSLKDVSPVSLKDVSPVSLKDVSPVSVKDVSPVSVKAVSPVSAKDVSPVSAKAVSPVSLKDVSPVSVKDVSSVSVKAVSPVSVKDVSPVSVKAVSPVPVKAVSPVSVKDISPVSVKTVSPVSVKTVSPVSVKAVSPVPVKDVSPVSVKDVSPVSVKAVSPVSVKDISPVSVKDVSPVSVKAVSPVSVKVVSPVSVKDISPVSVKTVSPVSVKDVLLPAPVIVDTPAVIGPYEGMKPGCTKMATPLPELKVEVMKKLSPESGVPLKDVPPVPSVLVSPVPYNPVKKNPATVDTLTALSDTLISFDTGSSRVHGEPIPQLMTDDLLSLNNGLEQELVKPIPPIPGSWSQELLYGSDRLSYAESEEEEEEPRDEKPEDTHRDIDSPTPSTDSSVNENVLEDLEDDDFIPINTNTTRHTWKRSWDVNPITTTDKSEEEEPEEQDPQVSLVTVQKQSSDSESPWDRWSAPTVCKEKRDPEPSMDRSSSYSRTLDSSANQRPTSPDTESKKGFVYLKEYVNATDLTKHNTRDNVPDYVTSSSTSHSYSSPSYTRTTTTSACTYCGEQVGNDAKITIEHLNISCHPACFKCGVCSKPMGDFLYNMFLHKGTVHCESCYSNVL; translated from the exons ATGTCAAAAG aggggGAAAGAGCATCAGTGTTGAAGACCACTAAGGTTCGGACCAAGCTGAAAGGAGATGGCAGCTGGATGCAGAGACTCGGTGAACCCCAGtctgaaacagaggaggagaaaccatg GATAGCAGAAGTCAGAGTGAATCGACTGAATGGAGCCCCTATAGACACCAGCCCAGTGGCCTCTCCCACCTCCAAGACCACTCCCTCCACCACCAGACCTGCAGAAGACGG AGGGATTTTCACCAAGACAGACACCAAGCCTGCTGCCACCTCATCTACATTCAATAGCTTGAG TGTGTCAACATCCAGCTTCACCAAGAGGCCTTCAGAGAGCTACAAGAGAAT AGCTCCTCACACAGTGCGTCCCACCTCAAACCTCCCAGTTCAAACTGAGGACCAGCTTTCcccagaggagaaggagaaacg GGAGGAAGCAGCCATGGATGTGCTCAGGACTTCTTCAGCCCGACAACGCTCCTACGTCCTCTCAGCTGCCAAGAAATACGA TTCTACAGAGAAACCACTAGAAACCTCCCTGACCCCAGATGTTTCATCTTTTGTGGCTAAAAG GGTGGTGATCACAGACAATGACGACTCTGTCTTCACTGAGACTCCCTCTGTCCCCAAAGAACCAGCTGCTCCATCTGTGAAAgacgtctctcctgtctctgtgaaagacgtctctcctgtctctctgaaagacgtctctcctgtctctctgaaagacgtctctcctgtctctctgaaagacgtctctcctgtctctgtgaaagatgtctctcctgtctctgtgaaAGCTGTTTCTCCTGTCTCTGCGAAAgacgtctctcctgtctctgcgaaagctgtctctcctgtctccctgaaAGACGTCTCTCCTGTATCTGTGAAAgatgtctcttctgtctctgtgaaagctgtctctcctgtctctgtgaaagacgtctctcctgtctctgtgaaAGCTGTTTCTCCTGTCCCTGTGAAAGctgtctctcctgtttctgtgaaagacatctctcctgtctctgtgaaaactgtctctcctgtctctgtgaaaactgtctctcctgtctctgtgaaAGCTGTCTCTCCTGTCCCTGTGAAAGACGTCTCTCCTGTTTCCGTGAAAGACGTCTCTCCTGTTTCCGTGAaagctgtctctcctgtctctgtgaaAGAcatctctcctgtttctgtgaaAGACGTTTCTCCTGTTTCTGTGAaagctgtctctcctgtctctgtgaaagttgtctctcctgtttctgtgaaagacatctctcctgtctctgtgaaaactgtctctcctgtctctgtgaaAGACGTCCTCCTTCCAGCCCCCGTCATAGTTGACACCCCAGCAGTGATTGGCCCTTATGAGGGCATGAAGCCAGGGTGTACCAAAATGGCTACTCCACTTCCTGAGTTGAAAGTTGAGGTGATGAAAAAACTGTCCCCAGAGAGTGGTGTCCCGTTGAAAGACGTCCCCCCAGTCCCCTCTGTATTAGTGTCCCCTGTCCCATATAACCCAGTGAAGAAGAATCCTGCCACAGTGGACACACTGACAGCCCTGTCTGACACACTCATCTCCTTCGACACAGGTTCATCCAG AGTGCATGGTGAGCCGATCCCTCAGCTCATGACTGatgatctcctctctctcaataACGG TCTAGAACAGGAGTTGGTAAAGCCCATCCCTCCCATCCCAGGATCTTGGAGTCAGGAGCTTCTCTATGGATCAGACAG gctcAGTTATGCCGAGtccgaggaggaagaggaggagccgAGAGACGAGAAgccagaggacacacacag AGATATTGACAGTCCAACCCCTAGTACTGACTCCAG TGTAAATGAAAATGTGTTGGAGGACCTTGAAGACGACGACTTTATCCCCATCAACACGAACACAACAAG acaTACGTGGAAGAGGTCCTGGGACGTCAACCCTATCACTACCACAGACAAGAG tgaggaggaggagcctGAGGAGCAGGATCCACAGGTGTCCCTGGTTACGGTTCAGAAACA GTCATCTGACAGTGAATCACCATGGGATAGATGGAGTGCACCAACTGTCTGTAAAGAGAAGAG AGACCCAGAGCCTTCAATGGACCG TTCTAGCTCCTACTCCAGGACCTTGGACAGTTCTGCCAACCAGAGACCCACGTCACCAGACACCGAGTCCAAGAA ggGTTTTGTGTACCTGAAGGAGTACGTGAACGCTACAGACCTAACCAAGCACAACACCAGAGACAACGTTCCTGACTATGTAACGTCTAGTTCTACCAGCCATTCCTACAGCAGCCCCTCTTACACCAG GACTACCACGACGTCTGCCTGTACGTACTGTGGAGAGCAGGTGGGCAACGATGCCAAGATCACCATCGAGCACCTCAACATCTCCTGCCACCCAGCCTGCTTCAAG TGTGGTGTTTGCAGTAAGCCAATGGGGGACTTTCTGTACAACATGTTCCTGCACAAAGGGACAGTCCACTGTGAGAGCTGCTACTCCAACGTCTTGTAG